The Dehalococcoidia bacterium genome has a window encoding:
- a CDS encoding DUF951 domain-containing protein, with translation MLADVSPGAIVQLRKPHPCGSDRWHVERTGADVRLRCLGCGRRVLLPLGQLDRRLRAVWAEEGAAGTAEHDHR, from the coding sequence TTGCTGGCGGACGTGTCACCGGGGGCCATCGTCCAGCTGCGCAAGCCCCACCCCTGCGGCAGCGACCGCTGGCACGTAGAGAGGACCGGTGCCGACGTGCGGCTGCGCTGCCTGGGCTGTGGGCGACGGGTTCTCTTGCCCCTCGGCCAGCTGGACCGCCGCCTTCGCGCGGTGTGGGCCGAGGAGGGGGCGGCAGGCACAGCCGAGCATGATCATCGGTAA
- the pyrF gene encoding orotidine-5'-phosphate decarboxylase, translated as MTFRERLQAAQERNQSLLCIGLDPDPDLLQGRHIVSFLQAIIEATMDLVCCYKPNLAFFEALGPGGMSMLQEALAPVPPEIPVIADAKRADVPNVSRLYARALFEVYGFDAVTVHPYGGSDSLLPFVEYEDRGVFVWCRGSNPGAADVQSLPLADGRPLFLAVAQLARNLDRAGNVGLVVGATAPEDMALLRRACPDMPFLVPGVGPQGGDLRAAVEAGLDDRGGGLIVVAARQVLFASRDRDFAQAARREALALREEIQRARAEALAARRGGR; from the coding sequence ATGACCTTTCGGGAGCGGCTACAGGCCGCCCAGGAGCGCAACCAGAGCCTGCTGTGCATCGGGCTCGACCCCGACCCTGACCTGCTGCAGGGCCGCCACATCGTCTCCTTCTTGCAGGCCATCATCGAGGCCACAATGGACCTGGTCTGCTGCTACAAGCCCAACCTGGCCTTCTTCGAGGCGCTGGGGCCCGGGGGCATGAGCATGCTGCAGGAGGCCCTGGCCCCCGTCCCGCCCGAGATTCCGGTCATCGCCGACGCCAAGCGAGCCGACGTGCCCAACGTGTCCCGCCTCTACGCCCGCGCCCTCTTCGAGGTATACGGCTTCGATGCCGTCACCGTCCACCCCTACGGCGGCAGCGACTCGCTCCTGCCCTTCGTGGAATACGAGGACAGGGGCGTCTTCGTCTGGTGTCGAGGCTCCAACCCGGGCGCCGCCGACGTCCAATCCCTCCCTCTGGCCGATGGTCGCCCCCTCTTCCTGGCGGTGGCGCAGCTGGCCCGCAACCTGGACCGGGCCGGCAACGTGGGTCTGGTGGTGGGGGCCACCGCCCCCGAGGACATGGCCCTCCTTCGCCGCGCCTGCCCGGACATGCCCTTCCTGGTGCCTGGCGTCGGCCCCCAAGGGGGAGACCTGCGGGCCGCAGTGGAGGCCGGCCTGGACGACCGCGGCGGAGGGCTCATAGTGGTAGCGGCCAGGCAAGTGCTCTTCGCCTCCCGCGACCGCGATTTCGCCCAGGCGGCCCGAAGGGAGGCCCTGGCCCTGCGAGAGGAGATCCAGCGTGCCCGGGCCGAGGCCCTGGCCGCCCGTAGAGGAGGTCGATAG
- a CDS encoding 2-phosphosulfolactate phosphatase — protein sequence MRHGQGRSPSLLVAPLPSLAPSTEAVGVAIDVLRASSTAVVALGRGMPRLVVTSSLREARRLRRALVDHLLAGERGGLPPRDFDLGNSPLQLLSADLQGRGLILTTSNGTRLLRRLARLPVVLVGCLLDRRAVARLAVTKARSLGLPIVLVCAGEGGGREMALEDIIGAGAIAEAALEMDPELEADEWARLALLAFAAARNDLPAALGATRHGRHLASLGLGEDVAYCARMDEWEAVPSLERDAEGLLVLRPAP from the coding sequence ATGAGGCACGGTCAAGGTCGAAGCCCGTCCCTGCTGGTGGCACCTCTGCCCTCCCTGGCGCCCAGCACCGAGGCAGTGGGGGTGGCCATAGATGTCCTGAGAGCTTCTTCCACAGCTGTGGTGGCTCTGGGCAGGGGGATGCCGAGGCTGGTGGTGACCTCGTCCCTTCGGGAGGCGCGACGGCTCCGCCGTGCCCTCGTCGACCACCTGCTAGCCGGCGAAAGGGGAGGCCTTCCGCCCCGCGACTTCGATCTGGGCAACTCGCCCCTGCAGCTGCTATCGGCTGACCTGCAGGGGCGCGGCCTGATCCTCACCACCTCCAACGGCACCCGCCTGCTGCGTCGCCTGGCCCGCCTGCCCGTGGTGCTGGTCGGGTGCCTGCTGGACCGCCGCGCCGTGGCCCGCCTGGCCGTGACCAAGGCCCGGTCCCTGGGCCTGCCCATCGTCTTGGTTTGCGCCGGCGAGGGCGGGGGGCGGGAGATGGCCCTGGAGGACATCATCGGAGCGGGGGCCATCGCCGAGGCTGCCCTCGAGATGGACCCCGAGCTGGAGGCCGACGAGTGGGCGCGGCTGGCCCTCCTCGCCTTCGCGGCCGCCCGCAACGACCTGCCTGCCGCTCTGGGCGCCACCCGCCACGGCCGCCACCTAGCGTCCTTGGGCCTGGGTGAGGATGTGGCCTACTGCGCCCGCATGGACGAGTGGGAGGCCGTGCCAAGTCTGGAGCGGGACGCGGAGGGGTTGCTGGTCCTGCGGCCCGCGCCTTGA
- a CDS encoding competence/damage-inducible protein A, whose protein sequence is MRAELISVGTEILLGEILDTNSQFIASRLPALGIDLYYMSVVGDNLERLKEVIGRAYSRSDLVITTGGLGPTDDDLTREAIAAVVGEEPRVEPTLEQQLRAFFAARGVSFPERNLKQAWLIPSARPIPNPRGTAPGWWVEKDGRIIVAMPGPPPEMERMWNEEVAPRLRERVRGAVLVTRTLKTIGIGEGHLDEMLGELTRSQNPTIGVYARPDGVHVRIGAKAADEESARALIAPMEERVRAILGEYIWGADDETLELVVGRLLRERGLTLATMESCTGGLLADTITNVPGSSAYFRAGYVAYDPEVKVALGVQRGLIESHGVVSAEVAADMARAARAVASADIGVGITGVAGPDPLEGKPPGTVHIGLHDGETAQVQSMTFYQGRLATKRRAVTIALGMLWRHLRQNTVRQGE, encoded by the coding sequence ATGAGGGCGGAGCTCATATCCGTCGGCACCGAGATCCTGCTGGGAGAGATCCTGGACACCAACTCCCAGTTCATTGCTTCCCGGTTGCCGGCCCTGGGGATCGACCTCTACTACATGTCGGTGGTGGGCGACAACCTGGAGCGGCTGAAGGAGGTCATCGGCCGTGCCTACTCCCGCTCCGACCTGGTCATCACCACCGGCGGCCTCGGCCCCACCGACGACGACCTGACGCGGGAGGCCATCGCTGCCGTCGTGGGGGAGGAGCCGCGCGTAGAACCGACGCTGGAACAGCAGTTGCGGGCCTTCTTCGCTGCCCGCGGCGTGTCCTTTCCCGAGCGCAACCTCAAGCAGGCCTGGCTCATTCCCTCCGCCCGCCCCATCCCCAACCCCCGCGGCACCGCCCCGGGCTGGTGGGTGGAAAAGGACGGCCGCATCATCGTGGCCATGCCCGGCCCCCCGCCCGAGATGGAGCGCATGTGGAACGAGGAGGTGGCGCCCCGCCTGCGGGAGCGGGTGCGGGGAGCGGTGCTGGTCACCCGCACCCTCAAGACCATCGGCATCGGCGAGGGGCACCTGGACGAGATGCTGGGGGAGCTTACCCGTTCCCAGAACCCCACCATCGGCGTCTACGCCCGCCCCGACGGCGTCCACGTGCGCATCGGCGCCAAGGCCGCCGACGAGGAATCGGCCCGCGCCCTCATCGCCCCGATGGAGGAGAGGGTGCGGGCCATTCTGGGTGAATACATCTGGGGCGCCGACGACGAGACCCTGGAGCTGGTGGTCGGGCGCCTGCTCAGGGAGCGAGGGCTGACCCTGGCCACCATGGAGTCCTGCACCGGCGGCCTGCTGGCCGATACCATCACCAACGTCCCCGGCTCCTCGGCCTACTTCCGCGCCGGCTACGTGGCCTACGACCCCGAGGTGAAGGTGGCGCTGGGCGTCCAGCGGGGCCTCATCGAGTCCCACGGAGTGGTGAGCGCCGAGGTGGCGGCGGACATGGCCCGCGCCGCCCGCGCAGTGGCCAGCGCCGATATCGGCGTGGGCATCACGGGCGTGGCTGGCCCCGACCCCCTGGAGGGTAAGCCCCCCGGGACCGTCCATATCGGCCTGCACGACGGCGAGACGGCCCAGGTCCAGTCCATGACCTTCTACCAGGGGCGACTGGCCACTAAGCGCCGGGCCGTCACCATCGCCCTGGGGATGCTCTGGCGGCACCTGAGACAAAATACGGTGCGCCAGGGCGAGTGA
- a CDS encoding ACT domain-containing protein, with translation MLSDGYTITVRAEYPNRPGMLGKVASIVGQTGGDIGAIDIVQAGGSTIVRDFTIRVADEEHARLVVQAIAALPDVRVHQVTDRILDLHRGGKIMVRNRIALATRQDLAAVYTPGVARVCRHIHHHPESVWDYTIKANTVAIVTDGSAILGLGNLGPEAALPVMEGKAMLFKEFGGVDAWPICLATQDVDEIVRTVTEIAPAFGGINLEDIAAPRCFAVQERLQETLDIPVFHDDQDGTAVVVLAGLRNALKLVGKRLEDLRVVISGAGAAGYACARLLLSLGVREMLVVDRAGIIYEGRDRDMDPYKRWLAENTNREGRRGSLSDAMEGADFFLGVSVGDLLSAEDLQKMAPDPIVFALANPDPEIRPEVAEPYVRVMATGRSDFPNQINNALCFPGLFRGALDARARTVNLEMKLAAAEAIAAAVDESELSEEYIIPSIFKREMFQAVAQAVREAAIRTGVARVG, from the coding sequence ATGCTGAGCGACGGCTATACCATCACCGTGCGGGCCGAATACCCTAACCGACCGGGCATGCTGGGCAAAGTGGCCTCCATCGTCGGCCAGACGGGGGGCGACATCGGCGCCATCGATATCGTCCAGGCCGGGGGCAGCACCATCGTCCGCGACTTCACCATTCGCGTCGCCGACGAGGAGCACGCCCGGCTGGTGGTGCAGGCCATCGCCGCCCTGCCCGACGTCCGGGTGCACCAGGTCACCGACCGCATCCTGGACCTGCACCGGGGCGGCAAGATCATGGTGCGCAACCGGATCGCCCTCGCCACCCGTCAGGACCTGGCCGCCGTCTACACTCCGGGGGTGGCCAGGGTCTGTCGCCACATCCACCACCACCCCGAGAGCGTCTGGGACTACACCATCAAGGCCAACACGGTGGCCATCGTCACCGACGGCTCGGCGATATTGGGGCTGGGCAACCTGGGGCCCGAGGCAGCGCTGCCAGTGATGGAGGGCAAGGCCATGCTCTTCAAGGAATTCGGCGGCGTGGACGCCTGGCCCATCTGCCTCGCCACTCAGGACGTGGACGAGATCGTGCGGACGGTGACGGAGATCGCCCCTGCCTTCGGTGGCATCAACCTGGAGGACATCGCCGCCCCGCGCTGCTTCGCCGTCCAGGAGCGACTGCAGGAGACGCTGGACATCCCCGTGTTCCACGACGACCAGGACGGCACGGCGGTGGTGGTGCTGGCGGGCCTGCGCAACGCCCTCAAGCTGGTGGGCAAGCGGCTGGAGGACCTGCGGGTGGTCATCTCCGGCGCCGGGGCAGCGGGCTACGCCTGCGCCCGCCTGCTCCTCTCCCTGGGGGTGCGGGAAATGCTGGTAGTGGACAGGGCGGGCATCATCTACGAGGGGCGCGACCGGGACATGGACCCCTACAAGCGCTGGCTGGCCGAAAACACCAACCGAGAGGGCCGCCGGGGTAGCCTGTCGGACGCCATGGAGGGGGCCGACTTCTTCCTGGGCGTCTCGGTGGGAGACCTGCTGTCGGCCGAGGACCTGCAAAAGATGGCCCCCGACCCCATCGTCTTCGCCCTGGCCAACCCCGACCCCGAGATAAGGCCGGAGGTGGCGGAGCCTTACGTGCGGGTGATGGCCACCGGCCGCTCCGACTTCCCCAACCAGATCAACAACGCCCTCTGCTTCCCGGGCCTGTTCCGGGGGGCGCTGGACGCCCGCGCCAGGACCGTCAACCTGGAGATGAAGCTGGCCGCGGCGGAGGCCATCGCTGCCGCTGTGGACGAGTCGGAGCTGTCGGAGGAATACATCATCCCCAGCATCTTCAAGCGGGAGATGTTCCAGGCGGTGGCCCAGGCAGTCAGGGAGGCGGCCATCCGCACCGGCGTCGCCCGGGTGGGCTAG
- a CDS encoding CbbQ/NirQ/NorQ C-terminal domain-containing protein — MEDRTTYRQYAIEEYVLEEEPFYLPVADEVELFTAAYQQKIPVLLKGPTGCGKTRFVEYMAYRLGRPVTIIRDVTGKEGARTGLPLVTVACHEDLTASDLVGRYLLEGETTRWIDGPLTRAVKAGAICYLDEIVEARKDTTVLIHPLTDHRRILPIEKLGQVVEARDGFLLVISYNPGYQSALKDLKHSTRQRFMAIEFNYPPREVEAKIIEHESGVSKEVAEALAKLGEKVRNLKEHGLAEGVSTRLLIYAGKLIASGIPPRRACQVAVVWALTDDRDVQRSIQEVVNSIFE; from the coding sequence ATGGAAGACCGCACCACCTACCGCCAATACGCCATCGAGGAATACGTCCTGGAGGAGGAGCCTTTCTACCTCCCGGTGGCGGACGAGGTGGAGCTGTTCACGGCCGCCTATCAGCAGAAGATCCCGGTGCTGTTGAAGGGCCCCACCGGCTGCGGCAAGACCCGCTTCGTCGAGTACATGGCCTACCGTCTGGGGCGGCCGGTCACCATCATCCGCGACGTGACGGGCAAGGAGGGCGCTCGCACCGGCCTGCCCCTGGTGACGGTGGCCTGTCACGAAGACCTCACCGCCTCCGACCTGGTGGGCCGCTACCTGCTGGAGGGGGAGACTACGCGCTGGATCGACGGCCCCCTCACCCGCGCCGTCAAGGCCGGCGCCATCTGCTATCTGGACGAGATCGTGGAGGCGCGGAAGGACACCACCGTCCTCATCCACCCCCTCACCGACCACCGTCGCATACTGCCCATCGAGAAGCTGGGGCAGGTGGTGGAGGCCCGCGACGGCTTCCTGCTGGTCATTTCCTACAACCCGGGCTACCAGAGCGCCCTCAAGGACCTGAAGCACAGCACGCGCCAGCGCTTCATGGCCATCGAGTTCAACTATCCGCCCCGCGAGGTGGAGGCCAAGATCATCGAGCACGAGTCCGGCGTATCGAAGGAGGTAGCCGAAGCCCTGGCCAAGCTGGGCGAGAAGGTGCGCAACCTGAAGGAGCATGGCCTGGCCGAAGGCGTCAGCACCAGGCTCCTCATCTACGCCGGCAAGCTCATCGCCAGCGGCATCCCGCCGCGACGGGCGTGCCAGGTGGCGGTGGTCTGGGCCCTGACCGACGATCGGGATGTGCAGCGCAGCATCCAAGAGGTGGTGAACTCCATCTTTGAGTAG
- the coaE gene encoding dephospho-CoA kinase (Dephospho-CoA kinase (CoaE) performs the final step in coenzyme A biosynthesis.) — MFVIGLTGGLGSGKSTVAEMLRELGAEILNADQIGHQVYAPGGPAYRDIIDAFGTQVLAADGTVDRRRLASIVFQDPQALQRLNAITHPRIREAIRQRLQELAARGVEVAVLEAALLLEAGWDDLVDEVWVTVCPPEVAARRAAQRSGISMEEALARVRAQMPVEERARRAQVIIHTDTDLEDTRRQVEREWARLKARLSTGGR; from the coding sequence GTGTTCGTCATCGGCCTCACAGGTGGCCTGGGCTCGGGCAAGAGCACGGTAGCGGAGATGTTGCGGGAGTTGGGGGCGGAGATCCTGAACGCTGACCAGATCGGCCACCAGGTCTACGCCCCGGGTGGCCCCGCCTACCGGGACATCATCGACGCCTTCGGCACCCAGGTGCTGGCCGCCGACGGCACTGTGGACCGCCGCCGCCTGGCCAGCATCGTCTTCCAGGACCCCCAGGCACTGCAACGCCTCAACGCCATCACCCACCCCCGCATCCGCGAGGCCATCCGACAGCGTCTGCAGGAGCTCGCTGCCAGAGGAGTGGAGGTGGCGGTGCTGGAGGCGGCCCTGCTGCTGGAGGCGGGCTGGGACGACCTGGTGGACGAAGTATGGGTCACCGTCTGCCCGCCGGAGGTGGCCGCACGCCGCGCGGCCCAGCGCAGCGGCATAAGCATGGAAGAGGCCCTGGCCCGCGTCCGTGCCCAGATGCCCGTGGAGGAACGGGCGCGGCGGGCGCAGGTCATCATCCACACTGACACCGACCTGGAGGACACGCGCAGACAGGTGGAACGGGAGTGGGCACGCCTCAAGGCCCGCCTGTCCACCGGAGGAAGGTGA
- a CDS encoding electron transfer flavoprotein subunit alpha/FixB family protein — protein sequence MANDILVFGELTEEGRLAPITFELLGAARRLADQLGSRVLCAILGAGLDGQSRDAIAQGADAVLLVDDPLLQEYQGDAFVPVLERLVREKNPALVLLGQTMAGRELGPRLAARLGTAVTMDAIDVAVQDGRIIVTRPCYGGNAHAKYSFNTSPAVVTLRAKSQEPIERDESRQGEVEKVQAGIDAGAVRTRVLGRVKQKAEGVRLEDARIVVAGGRGLGGPEGFRMLEELAELLGGAVGASRAACDLGWYPVSAQVGLTGKVVTPDLYIAVGISGASQHMAGISQVKNIVSINKDPEANIFKASRWAVVADWKEVVPLLIKKVREMKEAEARR from the coding sequence ATGGCCAACGATATCCTGGTCTTCGGCGAACTGACGGAGGAGGGGCGGCTGGCCCCCATCACCTTCGAGCTTCTGGGTGCGGCCCGCCGCCTGGCCGACCAGCTGGGCAGCCGGGTGCTCTGCGCCATCCTGGGGGCCGGACTGGACGGCCAGTCCCGAGACGCCATCGCCCAGGGGGCCGATGCGGTCCTTCTGGTGGATGACCCTCTCCTGCAAGAGTACCAGGGCGACGCTTTCGTGCCGGTGCTGGAGCGACTGGTGCGGGAGAAGAACCCGGCGCTGGTGCTCCTGGGCCAGACGATGGCGGGCCGCGAGCTGGGGCCGAGGCTGGCCGCCCGCCTCGGCACCGCCGTGACCATGGACGCCATCGACGTGGCGGTCCAGGACGGACGCATCATCGTCACCCGGCCGTGCTATGGCGGCAACGCCCACGCTAAGTACTCCTTCAACACCTCTCCGGCGGTGGTCACCCTGCGGGCCAAGTCGCAGGAGCCTATCGAGCGCGACGAGTCTCGCCAGGGCGAGGTGGAGAAGGTCCAGGCGGGGATAGACGCTGGCGCTGTGCGAACCCGCGTCCTGGGCCGTGTCAAGCAGAAGGCGGAGGGCGTGCGCCTGGAAGACGCCCGCATCGTGGTGGCCGGCGGCCGCGGCCTGGGCGGTCCGGAGGGCTTCCGGATGCTGGAGGAGCTGGCCGAGCTGCTGGGGGGTGCTGTGGGTGCCTCTCGGGCTGCCTGCGACCTGGGCTGGTATCCCGTTTCGGCCCAGGTGGGGCTGACGGGCAAGGTGGTGACCCCCGACCTGTACATCGCCGTGGGCATCTCGGGCGCGTCCCAGCACATGGCCGGCATCTCGCAGGTGAAGAATATCGTGTCCATCAACAAGGATCCCGAGGCCAACATCTTCAAGGCCTCCCGCTGGGCGGTGGTGGCCGACTGGAAGGAGGTCGTCCCGCTACTTATCAAGAAGGTGCGGGAGATGAAGGAGGCCGAAGCCAGAAGGTAG
- a CDS encoding electron transfer flavoprotein subunit beta/FixA family protein, with the protein MSLHIICCVKQVPDPETPASQFRVDEAAKKVIPAPGIAPVPSQFDTIGVEAALRIRDALGDVKITVLSLGPESFRDAIKHCLAMGADEGVLINDPALAEADHWVTAQVLAAAIQKLAPYDLVITGRQAVDWDMGVVGPTLAELLGIPCITIVKDVKVQDGKVVAERVLLDGFETVEAPLPAVVTVSNELGEPRYPQLRQIMMAARKQVTVWTAADLGLDPSQLKNRVNIEALYVPQTKVETEFIEGDTVEEKVDRLLQRLREAKLI; encoded by the coding sequence ATGTCGCTGCATATCATCTGCTGCGTGAAGCAGGTGCCCGACCCCGAGACGCCGGCTTCCCAGTTCCGGGTGGACGAGGCGGCCAAGAAGGTTATACCTGCGCCCGGCATAGCCCCCGTCCCCAGCCAGTTCGACACCATCGGCGTCGAGGCGGCCCTGCGCATCCGCGACGCCCTGGGCGATGTCAAGATCACCGTCCTCTCCCTGGGGCCCGAGTCCTTCCGCGACGCCATCAAGCACTGCCTGGCCATGGGCGCCGACGAGGGCGTCCTCATCAACGACCCGGCGCTGGCCGAAGCCGACCACTGGGTCACCGCCCAGGTCCTGGCGGCGGCCATCCAGAAGCTGGCGCCCTATGACCTGGTCATCACCGGCCGTCAGGCGGTGGACTGGGACATGGGTGTCGTGGGGCCCACCCTGGCCGAGTTGCTGGGCATCCCCTGCATCACCATCGTCAAGGACGTGAAGGTCCAGGATGGCAAGGTGGTGGCCGAGCGGGTGCTGCTGGACGGCTTCGAGACGGTAGAGGCGCCCCTGCCGGCGGTGGTGACCGTCTCCAACGAGCTGGGCGAGCCCCGCTACCCCCAGCTGCGACAGATCATGATGGCCGCCCGCAAGCAGGTGACGGTATGGACGGCGGCCGACCTGGGCCTCGACCCCTCCCAGCTCAAGAACCGCGTCAACATCGAGGCCCTGTATGTGCCCCAGACCAAGGTCGAGACCGAGTTCATCGAGGGCGACACCGTGGAGGAGAAGGTGGACCGCCTCCTCCAGCGCCTGCGCGAGGCCAAGCTCATCTAG
- a CDS encoding (Fe-S)-binding protein — MAIEVKVRSLRVRQLLTALSFFTAVALIPLVAAIAVIAASEGMGEATRQVFFNIAKWARILVYAVTAVILLVLAYGPLSRLRLWLLGKKEERWDRPWERARFFLLYGVGQGRLPNDLYAGLMHLLIFWGWTFLFIGTVMLAFHDDFVEYLEGHVYLGYSLALDLAGVAATVGILMALYRRYLWKHPKLRLGSLWDDVALLWLMLAILLTGFVIEGMRVGMTELQGATIDVHGGIASDPDWAPWSPIGFLIGKAALESGASQGFMEMLHKSLWWLHLAMATGWVAWVGYGKISHILLGSANIFLRKLSPTGAALAGTALPPIADFETAERFGAGYLRDFTWKQLMDVDVCVRCGRCEAHCPAYNTGKELTPMGFLQDIKRYLTEMGPRLLAARRKGEEVQDERPVAGDVVSFNTIWDCVTCGACEYQCPLFIEHIPKLMDMRRYLVMEQANMPETAQATLMQLEQRGHPWRGTQLTRTTWIEELAREGVEVPMFDGTQEYLYWVGCTGALQERNVKVTKAIVRLLLQAGVSFGVLGAEETCSGDPARRLGNEYLFQMQAQQNIETFKAKGVRKVIANCPHCFNTIRHEYPQLDGHFEVVHHTQLFAQLVAEGRLQPGTIEELWGFPVTYHDPCYLARHNDIVAEPRQVLQAMGLETVEMERHRKHTFCCGAGGGHMWVEESKGRRINHTRTAEAVASGARVVAVACPFCLQMFEEGAGSVPEAAKQGLQVLDVAELLERSVAYSRAASVR, encoded by the coding sequence ATGGCCATCGAGGTCAAAGTCCGCTCTCTACGGGTCCGCCAGCTGCTGACCGCCCTCAGCTTCTTTACGGCCGTGGCCCTCATACCGCTGGTGGCGGCCATAGCCGTCATCGCCGCCAGCGAGGGGATGGGCGAGGCGACGCGGCAGGTCTTCTTCAACATCGCCAAGTGGGCCCGCATCCTGGTCTACGCCGTCACCGCCGTCATCCTGTTGGTCCTGGCCTACGGCCCCCTCTCGCGGCTGCGGCTGTGGCTACTGGGCAAAAAGGAGGAGCGGTGGGACCGCCCCTGGGAGAGGGCCCGCTTCTTCCTCCTCTACGGCGTGGGGCAGGGACGATTACCCAACGACCTCTACGCCGGACTGATGCACCTTCTCATCTTCTGGGGCTGGACGTTCCTCTTCATCGGGACGGTGATGCTGGCCTTCCACGACGATTTCGTGGAGTACCTGGAGGGGCATGTCTACCTCGGCTACTCCCTGGCCCTGGACCTGGCCGGGGTGGCCGCCACGGTAGGCATCCTCATGGCCCTCTACCGCCGCTACCTCTGGAAGCACCCTAAGCTGCGCCTGGGCAGCCTGTGGGACGACGTCGCCCTGTTGTGGCTCATGCTGGCCATCCTGCTGACCGGGTTCGTCATCGAGGGCATGCGGGTGGGCATGACCGAGCTGCAGGGGGCCACCATCGACGTCCACGGCGGCATAGCGTCGGACCCTGACTGGGCACCCTGGTCGCCCATCGGCTTCCTAATCGGCAAGGCAGCCCTGGAGTCGGGTGCCAGCCAGGGCTTCATGGAAATGCTGCACAAGAGCCTATGGTGGCTGCACCTGGCCATGGCCACGGGCTGGGTGGCCTGGGTAGGCTACGGCAAGATATCGCACATCCTGCTGGGGTCGGCCAACATCTTCCTGCGCAAGCTCTCGCCCACCGGGGCCGCGCTGGCCGGCACGGCCCTGCCCCCCATCGCCGACTTCGAGACGGCGGAGCGCTTCGGCGCCGGCTATCTCAGGGACTTCACCTGGAAGCAGCTCATGGACGTGGACGTGTGCGTCCGCTGTGGACGTTGCGAGGCCCACTGCCCCGCCTACAACACCGGCAAGGAACTGACGCCCATGGGCTTCCTGCAGGACATCAAGCGCTACCTGACGGAGATGGGGCCGCGGCTGCTGGCCGCCCGCCGCAAAGGGGAGGAGGTACAGGACGAGCGCCCCGTGGCTGGAGACGTGGTCTCCTTCAACACCATCTGGGACTGTGTGACGTGCGGGGCTTGCGAATACCAGTGTCCCCTGTTCATCGAGCACATCCCCAAGCTGATGGATATGCGTCGTTACCTGGTGATGGAGCAGGCCAACATGCCCGAGACGGCGCAGGCCACCCTCATGCAGCTGGAGCAGAGGGGGCACCCCTGGCGGGGCACCCAGCTCACCCGCACCACCTGGATCGAGGAGCTGGCCCGGGAAGGGGTCGAGGTGCCCATGTTCGACGGCACCCAGGAGTACCTCTACTGGGTAGGCTGCACCGGCGCCCTCCAGGAGCGCAACGTGAAGGTCACCAAGGCCATCGTGCGGTTGCTGCTGCAGGCTGGGGTCTCCTTCGGCGTGCTGGGGGCGGAGGAGACCTGCTCCGGCGACCCTGCCCGACGCCTGGGCAACGAGTACCTGTTCCAGATGCAGGCCCAGCAGAACATCGAGACCTTCAAGGCCAAGGGGGTCAGGAAGGTCATCGCCAACTGCCCCCACTGCTTCAACACCATCCGCCACGAGTATCCGCAGCTGGACGGCCACTTCGAGGTGGTGCACCACACGCAGCTGTTCGCCCAGCTGGTGGCCGAGGGGCGTTTGCAGCCGGGGACCATCGAGGAGCTGTGGGGCTTCCCGGTAACCTACCACGACCCGTGTTACCTGGCCCGTCACAACGACATCGTCGCCGAGCCGCGACAGGTGCTCCAGGCCATGGGCCTGGAAACGGTCGAGATGGAGCGCCACCGAAAGCACACCTTCTGCTGCGGGGCCGGCGGCGGTCATATGTGGGTGGAGGAGAGCAAGGGCAGGCGCATCAACCACACCCGCACCGCCGAGGCGGTGGCCAGCGGCGCCCGAGTGGTAGCCGTGGCCTGCCCCTTCTGCCTGCAGATGTTCGAGGAGGGGGCCGGGTCGGTTCCCGAGGCCGCCAAACAGGGCTTGCAGGTGCTGGACGTGGCCGAACTGCTGGAGCGCAGCGTTGCCTACTCTCGCGCCGCCTCCGTCCGCTGA